The following coding sequences lie in one Aspergillus luchuensis IFO 4308 DNA, chromosome 8, nearly complete sequence genomic window:
- a CDS encoding NAD(P)/FAD-dependent oxidoreductase (COG:E;~EggNog:ENOG410PH30;~InterPro:IPR006076,IPR036188;~PFAM:PF01266,PF00890;~go_function: GO:0016491 - oxidoreductase activity [Evidence IEA];~go_process: GO:0055114 - oxidation-reduction process [Evidence IEA]): MAITKSSSILIVGAGTWGCSTALHLARRGYTNVTVLDPYPVPSAISAGNDVNKVISSGQYSNRKDEIEVNELLGEQAFQGWKNDPLFQPYYHDVGLLMSACTSAGLDRLGVRVRPEADPNLVEMSRPEQFRDLAPAVLKGDFPGWKGYFLRSGAGWAHARNALVAAAREAQRLGVKFVAGSPAGRVITLIFENNDVKGAVTADGKIWRAEQTILCAGANAGQFLDFKDQLRPTAWTLVHIALKPEERAQYKDMPVIFNIEKGFFFEPDEERGEIKICDEHPGYTNMVRSQDGKLQSLPFEKTQVPLESEKRVRALLRETVPQLADRPFSFARICWCADTANREFIIDRHPQHKSLILGCGASGRGYKYLPSIGSLIVDAMEGKVPQKVHDLIKWSPEIASDRNWSDTLGRFGGPNKVMDFHDVKEWTSVQHRDISKL, translated from the exons ATGGCAATCACcaaatcttcttccattttgATTGTTGGTGCGGGCACCTGGGGCTGCTCTACTGCCCTACACCTGGCTCGCAGAGGCTACACCAATGTGACTGTCCTGGATCCTTACCCTGTCCCCTCCGCTATTTCTGCAGGAAACGACGTCAACAAAGTCATTTCTTCCGGCCAATACAGCAACAGAAAAGATGAGATTGAGGTGAACGAGCTTCTGGGAGAACAAGCGTTCCAAGGATGGAAGAACGACCCTCTCTTCCAGCCCTACTACCACGATGTCGGCCTCCTCATGTCTGCGTGCACATCAGCTGGCCTGGACCGCCTTGGTGTCCGAGTAAGGCCCGAAGCCGACCCGAACTTGGTGGAGATGTCGCGGCCAGAACAATTCCGTGATCTTGCTCCGGCTGTGCTCAAGGGAGATTTCCCTGGGTGGAAGGGTTACTTTCTTCGCTCCGGTGCCGGCTGGGCTCATGCCCGGAATGCTCTCGTCGCGGCCGCCAGGGAAGCACAGAGACTTGGTGTCAAGTTCGTTGCTGGTTCGCCGGCAGGCAGAGTCATCACCCTTATTTTCGAGAACAATGATGTGAAGGGTGCCGTTACTGCTGATGGCAAAATCTGGCGTGCGGAGCAGACGATCCTGTGTGCTGGTGCAAATGCCGGGCAGTTCTTGGATTTCAAGGACCAGCTGCGCCCAACTGCCTGGACGCTTGTACATATCGCTCTGAAGCCCGAGGAGCGTGCACAATACAAGGACATGCCCGTCATCTTCAATATCGAAaagggcttcttctttgagcCGGATGAGGAGCGCGGGGAGATCAAGATCTGCGATGAGCATCCCGGATACACAAACATGGTCAGATCACAAGATGGGAAGCTGCAAAGTCTTCCCTTCGAGAAGACACAAGTGCCCCTGGAATCCGAGAAGAGGGTTCGCGCGCTTCTCAGAGAAACTGTGCCTCAATTGGCAGACCGTCCGTTCAGCTTCGCGAGAATCTGCTGGTGCGCAGACACCGCTAACCGCGAATTCATCATTGACCGTCACCCACAGCACAAATCACTGATTCTGGGATGTGGTGCTTCTGGCAGAG GCTACAAATACCTACCGTCCATCGGGAGTCTGATTGTCGATGCCATGGAGGGTAAAGTTCCTCAGAAGGTCCACGATCTCATCAAATGGAGCCCAGAGATTGCTTCGGATAGAAACTGGAGCGACACTCTGGGACGATTTGGAGGCCCTAACAAGGTGATGGACTTCCACGATGTCAAGGAATGGACCAGTGTACAGCATAGGGACATTTCCAAATTGTAA
- a CDS encoding phosphatase PAP2 family protein (COG:I;~EggNog:ENOG410PJG4;~InterPro:IPR036938,IPR043216,IPR000326;~PFAM:PF01569;~TransMembrane:6 (i34-54o80-101i113-130o180-197i209-230o236-255i);~go_function: GO:0008195 - phosphatidate phosphatase activity [Evidence IEA];~go_process: GO:0006644 - phospholipid metabolic process [Evidence IEA]), producing the protein MPRSGLAAGSASPRSPVREATSTMSRLYQRSYPVVDAVALACIVAAWILIQIFATPFHRMFSLDNKSIQYPFAVVERVPVVWSIIYAGVIPFLLLLAWAAVFRPYPHKVQVTLLGFLIALMLTSLITDIIKNAAGRPRPDLISRCLPRKGTPKDLLVSWTVCTQTNEHILQEGWRSFPSGHSSFSFGGLGYMSLFLSGQMHVFRPRTDLCRCLVAFAPLLCALLVAISRLDDYRHDVYDVTCGSLLGLMVAYFSYRRYYPALRSVTCDCPYGRDDIIGPDGFSKLPGDEEQQLPGSASVARQWDARESYQLAESTSS; encoded by the exons ATGCCTCGCAGTGGACTTGCTGCTGGCTCAGCAAGCCCTCGCTCTCCTGTGAGAGAAGCAACTAGCACAATGTCCCGCTTGTATCAGCGCTCATACCCGGTCGTCGACGCTGTCGCGCTGGCGTGCATTGTAGCTGCTTGGATACTG ATTCAAATTTTTGCGACCCCATTTCATCGCATGTTCTCCCTGGACAATAAAAGTATCCAGTATCCCTTCGCTGTTGTGGAGAGGGTTCCAGTCG TTTGGTCTATCATTTATGCTGGCGTCATTccgttccttctcctcctcgcctgGGCAGCCGTGTTCCGTCCCTACCCTCACAAGGTCCAAGTGACTTTGCTGGGCTTTCTCATCGCACTTATGCTAACGAGCCTTATTACCGACATTATCAAAAACGCCGCTGGCCGACCTCGCCCTGATCTAATTTCTCGCTGTCTACCAAGGAAAGGGACCCCCAAGGACTTGCTGGTCTCATGGACGGTGTGTACTCAAACCAACGAGCACATCCTCcaagaaggatggaggagttTCCCCAGTGGCCACAGTAGCTTCTCATTTGGTGGGCTCGGTTATATGTCACT GTTCCTTTCCGGTCAAATGCACGTGTTCAGACCGAGGACCGACCTCTGTCGCTGCCTCGTAGCCTTTGCTCCGCTTCTCTGCGCTTTGTTAGTTGCTATCTCTCGCCTGGACGATTACCGCCACGATGTATACGATGTTACTTGTGGATCGCTCCTCGGGTTGATGGTAGCCTATTTCTCGTACCGACGCTATTATCCAGCCCTTCGGTCAGTAACCTGCGACTGCCCATATGGGAGAGACGATATCATCGGACCAGATGGATTCTCCAAACTGCCTGGTGATGAGGAACAGCAGCTTCCGGGCTCAGCATCTGTTGCGCGTCAGTGGGATGCTCGGGAGTCATATCAACTTGCAGAATCTACATCCTCCTAG
- the optE gene encoding small oligopeptide transporter, OPT family (COG:T;~EggNog:ENOG410PFPV;~InterPro:IPR004813,IPR004648;~PFAM:PF03169;~TransMembrane:13 (i82-100o106-129i192-213o219-238i250-266o323-346i393-419o450-471i478-501o525-546i561-584o628-649i707-730o);~go_process: GO:0055085 - transmembrane transport [Evidence IEA]), whose translation MARYMSETSHDADVEEYAGDPTLRDDGISKKPVASADALDIALGDSSNVEYTIDSDNSPYLEVRANVPNTDDPTLPVNTFRMWFLGVVFTLLGTGVNQFFSMRYPSVTITSLVAQLLSYPVGCFFAKALPIMRVRLFGRWDLDINPDHHFNIKEHAVITIMSNLSFNQSWASAIIQAQKVYLKMSTPVGYQILLSLSMQLFGLGLAGLSYRYIIEPPQMIWPSTLANAALFQTLHSGANPIADGWKISRYRFFLIVCIGSFCWYWFPGYIFTGLSTFAFICWAAPNNKVVNNLFGMTTGLGYMPTTFDWSQIAYNTSPLTIPYWAQANVFAGWFLIYAVAAPILYYTNTWYTAYLPLTSSDAYDNTGGIYDSSRILNSEGVFDEDKYKAYSPLFLPVTFSLSYGVGFAVLTCLITHVLLYHTKDIIQTFRGENKKDIHARLLSQYPDVPWWWYGALTVIIVALAIMTQYVWHTGLPFWGLFITLALAAIYVIPVGTVYAVANLNSNCLTVLGEIVSGYLLKGKPLVLLIFKFYAYTGLSQAMYYGADMKLGMYMKIPRRTLFVAQLVACILGTLTQNGVLLWMLGNVQDVCSEDQADNFTCPQGRVNYNSAVLWGAIGPTRLYNIGKIYSGLLHFFWIGALLPIITYALRKKYPKSRFLDAIHWPIFFAGTGNLPPATGINYSTAFVVSLIFNKIIKGRRPHWWAKYNYVLSAALDSGVAVGAIVIFFALTFPGITFNWWGNTVNSGTVDSKGTPWLELKGNETFGPATWS comes from the exons ATGGCTCGCTATATGTCAGAAACCTCGCACGATGCAGACGTTGAGGAATATGCAGGGGACCCTACATTGCGCGACGACGGAATTTCCAAGAAGCCCGTGGCAAGTGCAGATGCCCTAGATATTGCCCTTGGCGACAGCAGCAATGTTGAATATACTATCGACTCGGACAATTCTCCTTACTTGGAAGTGCGAGCCAACGTTCCAAACACCGATGACCCTACTTTACCAGTCAACACATTTCGGATGTGGTTTTTGGGGGTTGTCTTCACCCTC CTTGGTACAGGCGTCAATCAATTCTTCTCTATGCGGTATCCCAGTGTGACAATTACTTCATTGGTGGCGCAGCTGCTTAGTTATCCAGTGGGATGTTTCTTTGCCAAAGCCCTGCCTATTATGAGGGTGCGCTTGTTTGGGCGCTGGGACTTGGACATAAATCCGGACCACCACTTCAATATCAAAGAACACGCGGTAATTACGATCATGTCTAACCTCAGTTTCAACCAATCTTGG GCAAGTGCGATTATCCAGGCACAAAAGGTGTATCTCAAGATGTCAACACCTGTAGGATATCAGATCTTGCTCTCGCTGTCGATGCAGTTGTTTGGTCTTGGGCTTGCTGGGCTGTCATACAGATACATCATTGAGCCGCCTCAAATG ATTTGGCCTTCGACACTGGCAAACGCAGCCCTTTTTCAAACACTGCACAGTGGAGCGAACCCAATCGCCGACGGCTGGAAAATCTCGCGATACCGGTTTTTCCTTATTGTCTGCATTGGAAGTTTCTGCTGGTATTGGTTTCCtggatatatttttactgGACTAAGTACTTTTGCCTTCATTTGCTGGGCAGCTCCTA ataataagGTCGTCAACAATCTCTTCGGTATGACCACGGGTCTGGGATATATGCCCACAACATTTGATTGGAGCCAGATTGCGTATAACACATCTCCCTTGACCATCCCGTACTGGGCGCAGGCCAATGTCTTCGCGGGTTGGTTTCTGATATACGCCGTGGCGGCCCCAATCCTTTACTATACCAACACGTGGTATACAGCGTATCTCCCTCTCACGAGCTCTGATGCGTATGACAATACGGGAGGTATTTACGACTCGAGTCGTATCCTGAACAGCGAAGGAGTCTTTGATGAGGACAAGTACAAAGCGTATAGCCCCCTTTTCTTGCCTgtgaccttctccttgagtTACGGCGTAGGCTTTGCAGTCCTGACGTGTTTGATCACGCACGTACTTCTCTATCATACGAAGGATATCATTCAGACTTTCCGGGGAGAGAACAAAAAGGATATCCATGCCAGGTTACTTTCCCAGTACCCTGATGtaccatggtggtggtacggTGCCTTGACT GTTATTATCGTTGCTCTTGCGATCATGACGCAGTATGTCTGGCATACGGGGCTTCCCTTCTGGGGCTTGTTTATCACGTTGGCTCTGGCAGCGATTTATGTGATCCCAGTTGGAACAGTATATGCTGTGGCAAACCTTAACAGCAACTGTCTGACCGTTCTGGGAGAGATCGTATCCGGCTATCTGTTGAAAGGAAAGCCACTCGTTCTCTTGATATTCAAG ttttatgCGTACACTGGGCTGAGCCAAGCCATGTATTACGGCGCAGACATGAAG CTTGGAATGTACATGAAGATCCCGCGGCGAACTCTGTTCGTTGCCCAGCTGGTTGCCTGCATTCTGGGAACTTTGACGCAGA ACGGGGTCCTGCTCTGGATGCTTGGAAATGTGCAAGACGTGTGCTCGGAGGACCAAGCGGACAACTTTACCTGTCCGCAGGGTCGGGTCAACTACAACAGTGCCGTTCTATGGGGAG CTATCGGACCTACCAGACTATACAATATTGGAAAGATTTATTCCGGTCTGCTGCACTTTTTCTGGATCGGAGCACTGCTTCCTATCATCACCTACGCCTTGCGCAAGAAGTACCCCAAGTCCCGGTTCCTGGATGCTATCCACTGGCCAATTTTCTTTGCCGGCACGGGTAACTTGCCTCCTGCA ACGGGTATCAACTATTCCACGGCGTTTGTAGTCAGTCTGATTTTCAACAAG ATCATCAAAGGTCGCAGGCCTCACTGGTGGGCCAAATACAACTATGTGCTGTCTGCAGCGTTAGATTCAGGAGTTGCCGTTGGAGCCATCGTGAtcttctttgctttgacATTCCCGGGAATTACCTTCAACTGGTGGGGTAACACCGTCAATAGTGGGACGGTGGATAGCAAGGGCACGCCGTGGCTGGAGTTGAAGGGAAATGAGACTTTTGGGCCGGCGACATGGTCGTGA
- the med7 gene encoding mediator complex subunit MED7 (BUSCO:EOG0926587S;~COG:K;~EggNog:ENOG410PPJC;~InterPro:IPR037212,IPR009244;~PFAM:PF05983;~go_component: GO:0016592 - mediator complex [Evidence IEA];~go_function: GO:0003712 - transcription coregulator activity [Evidence IEA];~go_process: GO:0006357 - regulation of transcription by RNA polymerase II [Evidence IEA]) produces MADAAQQRTLATAFAPPPPLWKHFTPDNLQRLEEVKKEASKGEDGKPQKKKWSPAELRALDLPPELRLLVPPAIPDTGHYSVFGELQNVSLRSLPRRNAANHASPQLSTALPSLKDQGITQLYPSSSPADTDRQSPSGPSRPLNHAYYLLKISKSLLLNFLEFVGVLSVSPEQFESKVEDLRNLFINAHHLLNLYRPHQARESLIMMMEEQLSRTKGEIQQMDKLKAEITGVLERLEADGIAAQSHPQQTDEDSKKDSETSQKTIEDAQLIWDLLDGKIEG; encoded by the coding sequence atggccgacgccGCACAGCAACGGACGCTCGCGACTGCCTTTGCCCCGCCGCCTCCGCTATGGAAACACTTCACGCCCGATAATCTGCAGAGGCTCGAGGAGGTCAAGAAAGAGGCATCCAaaggtgaggatgggaaaccgcagaaaaagaagtggTCACCTGCCGAATTGCGCGCTCTTGATCTGCCACCAGAGCTTCGGCTTCTCGTCCCTCCAGCGATCCCTGACACCGGTCATTACAGCGTATTCGGAGAGCTTCAGAACGTAAGTCTTCGATCATTGCCTCGCCGTAACGCTGCTAATCACGCATCCCCACAGCTTTCAACTGCTTTACCGTCCCTGAAAGATCAAGGCATCACCCAGCTGTACCCTTCGTCGTCTCCGGCAGATACCGACCGTCAATCGCCCTCGGGGCCATCCCGGCCGCTCAACCACGCATACTACCTCCTCAAAATCAGCAAATCTCTCCTCCTAAACTTTCTCGAATTTGTCGGCGTTCTATCCGTGTCTCCGGAGCAGTTCGAATCCAAAGTGGAGGACCTGCGCAACCTCTTCATCAACGCACACCATCTCCTGAATTTGTACAGACCACACCAAGCTAGGGAATCcctgatcatgatgatggaagagcaATTGAGTCGAACCAAGGGAGAAATTCAGCAGATGGACAAACTGAAAGCCGAGATCACTGGTGTTCTAGAACGGTTGGAAGCAGATGGCATCGCTGCGCAGTCACATCCCCAGCAGACCGACGAGGACAGCAAAAAGGACTCGGAAACAAGTCAAAAGACCATCGAAGATGCACAATTAATTTGGGAT